Proteins from one Oscillatoria nigro-viridis PCC 7112 genomic window:
- a CDS encoding SH3 domain-containing protein — translation MSFTKGQIITVSLAGVATAVGVAVATIQSGAMKQSHLPLAESPASTRNQIAGPANNPESRQPEPLQAQTQARESPPSQSQPAKSPALQPSRVAGVSGAKVEPVVVTPPTSGCKISQAVVSDPNPPLNVRSIPQVSGSQIVGKLKNNTFVSVAEEQNGWLRITDPVPGWVAKRRTESSCSKVNQQINFLPGGDEAIVKGRIIGGGSHSYIIRARKGQTMTVRNRKDVFPQIITPRGKLLAGDPYQGNETEWTGKVPVTGNYTLQLDSNFRGYEYEFSVKLR, via the coding sequence ATGTCATTTACGAAGGGTCAAATCATCACAGTAAGCTTAGCAGGAGTGGCAACAGCGGTGGGAGTGGCTGTTGCAACTATACAGTCGGGTGCGATGAAACAATCCCATCTTCCCCTTGCAGAATCGCCGGCATCCACCAGAAACCAGATTGCAGGGCCGGCGAACAACCCTGAATCTCGGCAACCAGAACCTCTGCAAGCACAAACCCAGGCTAGGGAATCTCCCCCATCTCAATCTCAACCAGCCAAAAGCCCAGCACTTCAACCCTCGCGAGTTGCAGGAGTCTCTGGGGCAAAAGTTGAGCCAGTAGTTGTCACACCGCCAACTTCGGGTTGCAAAATCAGCCAAGCTGTAGTCAGCGATCCGAATCCACCGCTAAATGTGCGATCGATCCCGCAAGTAAGCGGCAGCCAAATAGTAGGAAAACTTAAAAATAATACCTTTGTTTCAGTCGCCGAAGAACAAAACGGTTGGCTGCGAATTACCGATCCAGTTCCCGGTTGGGTTGCGAAAAGACGCACCGAAAGCAGTTGTTCTAAAGTCAACCAGCAGATTAATTTTCTGCCGGGAGGAGATGAGGCGATCGTTAAAGGTCGAATCATCGGCGGCGGCAGTCATTCTTACATAATTCGCGCCCGAAAAGGTCAAACTATGACTGTTAGGAATCGGAAAGATGTTTTCCCGCAAATTATAACTCCTCGTGGCAAACTTTTAGCAGGAGATCCTTATCAAGGCAATGAAACAGAGTGGACTGGAAAAGTTCCTGTAACAGGGAATTACACATTACAATTAGACTCTAATTTCCGGGGATACGAATACGAATTTTCGGTTAAATTGCGATAA
- a CDS encoding alpha-ketoacid dehydrogenase subunit beta translates to MAETLLFNALREALDEEMARDSAVFVLGEDVGQYGGSYKVTKDLYNKYGELRVLDTPIAENSFTGMAVGAAMTGLRPVIEGMNMGFLLLAFNQISNNAGMLRYTSGGNFKMPMVIRGPGGVGRQLGAEHSQRLEAYFQAVPGLKIVACSTPYNAKGLLKSAIRDDNPVLFFEHVLLYNLKENLPETEYLVPLDKAEIVRSGKDVTIVTYSRMRHHVMQAVPALLKEGYDPEVIDLISLKPLDMETIGASIRKTHKVIIVEECMKTGGIGAELIASISDRFFDELDAPVLRLSSQDIPTPYNGNLERLTIVQPTQIVEAVQKMVALRV, encoded by the coding sequence ATGGCAGAAACCTTACTTTTCAACGCCCTCCGCGAGGCGTTAGACGAAGAAATGGCCCGCGACTCCGCCGTATTCGTACTCGGCGAAGACGTAGGTCAATACGGCGGTTCCTACAAAGTAACCAAAGACCTCTATAACAAATACGGCGAACTTAGAGTGCTCGACACCCCGATCGCCGAAAATAGCTTTACAGGCATGGCAGTAGGCGCAGCAATGACGGGACTGCGGCCGGTCATCGAAGGCATGAACATGGGCTTTTTGCTGCTGGCCTTCAACCAAATTTCCAACAATGCCGGAATGCTGCGCTACACCTCCGGCGGCAACTTCAAAATGCCAATGGTAATTCGCGGGCCCGGCGGCGTGGGGCGGCAACTCGGCGCGGAACACTCCCAGCGCTTAGAAGCATATTTCCAAGCAGTACCGGGTTTGAAAATAGTCGCCTGTTCGACTCCCTACAACGCCAAAGGACTCTTAAAATCAGCCATCCGCGACGATAACCCCGTTCTGTTTTTCGAGCACGTTCTTCTTTACAATCTCAAAGAAAATTTGCCAGAAACAGAATATTTAGTGCCGCTGGACAAAGCAGAAATCGTGCGATCGGGCAAAGATGTCACAATCGTGACATATTCCAGGATGCGACACCACGTCATGCAAGCCGTGCCCGCCCTGCTAAAAGAAGGTTACGATCCAGAAGTAATCGACCTAATTTCTCTCAAACCCCTGGACATGGAGACCATCGGCGCATCCATTCGCAAAACTCACAAAGTAATTATTGTAGAGGAGTGCATGAAAACAGGAGGCATCGGTGCCGAACTAATTGCTTCGATTAGCGATCGATTTTTTGACGAACTCGACGCACCGGTTTTGCGCCTGTCTTCACAAGATATTCCCACACCTTACAACGGGAATTTGGAAAGACTGACCATTGTCCAGCCCACTCAAATTGTCGAAGCAGTCCAAAAAATGGTAGCTTTGCGAGTATAA
- a CDS encoding M15 family metallopeptidase, protein MKLSRFTRYLILFILILLSTTTQNYTTFVRAQEPPQVQITQPEPNPVVPESIFMSQLPSAARLVDIRTVNPNIRLDIRYATTNNFLKRKLYPISKCALRSSVAQKLALVQTDLEKIGLGLKVYDCYRPFSVTKEMWQAWPDPRYVANPARGSRHNRGAAIDLTLVDRAGKELEMPTPYDDFTEKAHGDYQGGSAESRKNRQVLKDAMKKQGFIGITTEWWHFDSEDWQKFAILDISLAEIP, encoded by the coding sequence ATGAAACTTAGTCGATTTACAAGATATCTAATTCTATTCATCCTAATATTACTATCTACAACCACACAGAATTATACAACATTTGTCCGCGCCCAGGAGCCGCCACAAGTGCAAATTACCCAACCAGAACCAAACCCAGTAGTACCTGAAAGTATTTTCATGAGTCAACTTCCCAGTGCGGCGCGACTGGTTGACATCCGCACCGTAAATCCCAACATTCGCCTCGATATCCGGTACGCCACTACTAACAATTTCTTGAAACGAAAACTTTACCCTATATCGAAATGCGCCTTGAGAAGTTCTGTTGCTCAAAAGTTAGCGCTAGTTCAAACAGATTTGGAAAAAATTGGATTGGGTTTGAAAGTTTACGATTGCTACAGGCCTTTCTCTGTGACTAAGGAAATGTGGCAAGCTTGGCCAGATCCGCGCTATGTTGCTAATCCTGCTAGGGGTTCGCGGCACAATCGCGGTGCTGCTATTGATTTGACTTTAGTCGATCGCGCTGGCAAAGAATTAGAAATGCCAACACCTTACGATGATTTTACCGAAAAAGCTCACGGAGATTATCAAGGCGGCAGCGCGGAATCTCGGAAAAACCGTCAAGTGCTTAAGGATGCGATGAAAAAACAGGGATTTATCGGTATCACAACAGAATGGTGGCACTTTGATTCGGAAGATTGGCAGAAATTTGCGATTCTTGATATATCACTTGCCGAGATTCCTTAA
- a CDS encoding NACHT domain-containing protein, with translation MSKLIPLRLQPPRDRLLEEVKQEVQAGRLQSLHAAVLANLSQDSPPTGVNRCWDVEVKAGNRPSFRLPPKASIAKVFDRTGGKLVILGATGAGKTTTLLELARVLVSRAQKDASLPVPVLFELGSWKAESGPIADWLIAQLQFKYGISPAVGKKWLAEQKLLPLLDGLDEVETHRQNICIQAINHFVESEFKPKHLVACSSFEAYKNCHTRFRLQAAVLLKPLTETKIQNYLLEARSRELWYSIEHEPELLKLAKVPLLLSMMALAYDDILIEAWKRITSAEEQRKYLLTAYIRHQMTGQVKQYPRGKELRPEQIRHWLGWLARRMEQQGIQEFYLDRIPSSWLQTEEERRKYQLGVKLVGGLIWVILGLIASLVSGSIWGIIAGAVAAVISAFLPGIPGIESFILRVVLWSSGYIPWDYRRFLDAAGDRLLLQKTGDRRYRFIHDLLQKHFAEI, from the coding sequence ATGTCAAAATTGATTCCTCTGAGATTACAACCGCCTCGCGATCGATTGTTGGAGGAGGTGAAGCAGGAAGTCCAAGCAGGACGGTTGCAGTCTTTGCACGCTGCTGTGCTAGCTAACCTCAGCCAAGACTCGCCGCCAACGGGGGTTAACCGCTGTTGGGATGTGGAAGTGAAAGCCGGCAACCGTCCGAGTTTTCGGCTTCCTCCCAAAGCCAGCATTGCCAAAGTGTTCGATCGCACTGGTGGCAAATTGGTAATTTTGGGAGCGACGGGTGCAGGCAAAACTACGACGCTGCTAGAATTAGCTCGGGTGTTAGTTTCCCGCGCCCAAAAAGATGCTAGTTTGCCCGTACCAGTGCTGTTTGAACTCGGATCGTGGAAAGCAGAATCCGGGCCGATCGCCGATTGGTTAATTGCTCAACTTCAGTTCAAATACGGCATCTCTCCTGCTGTCGGCAAAAAATGGCTTGCCGAACAAAAATTGCTGCCTCTCCTAGATGGCTTGGACGAAGTGGAAACCCACCGCCAAAATATCTGCATTCAAGCAATCAATCACTTTGTTGAAAGCGAATTTAAACCCAAACATTTAGTAGCTTGCAGCAGTTTTGAAGCTTACAAAAACTGCCATACTAGATTTCGCCTGCAAGCAGCGGTTTTATTGAAACCTTTAACAGAAACTAAAATTCAAAATTATCTGCTAGAAGCCAGAAGCCGCGAACTTTGGTACAGCATTGAGCATGAACCGGAATTGTTGAAATTGGCAAAAGTTCCCTTGCTTCTGAGCATGATGGCTTTGGCTTACGACGATATTTTAATTGAAGCTTGGAAGCGCATAACTTCCGCAGAAGAACAGCGCAAATATCTGTTAACTGCCTATATTCGCCACCAAATGACCGGGCAAGTCAAGCAGTATCCCAGAGGTAAGGAACTGCGGCCCGAACAAATTCGCCACTGGCTGGGATGGTTGGCCAGAAGGATGGAACAGCAAGGAATTCAAGAATTTTACCTCGATCGCATACCGTCTAGCTGGCTGCAAACAGAGGAGGAACGGCGCAAGTATCAGTTGGGAGTTAAGCTGGTTGGCGGGCTGATTTGGGTGATTTTGGGATTAATTGCCAGCCTAGTCTCCGGGTCAATTTGGGGAATAATTGCGGGTGCTGTTGCTGCGGTAATTAGTGCTTTTTTGCCGGGAATTCCGGGGATTGAAAGTTTTATCTTGCGCGTGGTGCTGTGGTCTAGCGGCTACATTCCTTGGGATTACAGGCGTTTTCTCGATGCTGCGGGCGATCGCCTGCTGCTGCAAAAAACTGGCGATCGGCGCTACCGATTTATTCACGATTTATTGCAAAAACATTTTGCTGAAATATAA
- a CDS encoding Uma2 family endonuclease — translation MLQYNLPRNLPSADELPDSDETPVDNELQELIPGLLKAILLILWSERMDWFFGIDMGIYYHPDKPAIVPDAFLSLGVERFYDEELRPSYVVWDENVMPLFVLEVVSQNYRKEYSTKLEEYQALGVLYYVIYSSRRRRKPRLEVHKLVNGKYELQSGNPVWMPEISLGIGCERGNYSGVTREWLYWYDADGKRYLTPEEQVKQEAQRAEQLEQRAEQLEQRAQQLDRRAQQLAQRLRELGVDPDNLN, via the coding sequence ATGTTACAGTACAACTTGCCGAGGAACTTGCCCTCAGCCGACGAACTGCCAGACTCGGATGAAACGCCTGTGGATAACGAACTGCAAGAACTAATACCGGGGTTGTTAAAAGCAATCTTGCTGATACTTTGGTCAGAACGCATGGACTGGTTTTTTGGGATAGATATGGGTATTTACTATCACCCTGACAAGCCAGCTATTGTCCCAGATGCTTTCTTGAGTTTAGGAGTAGAACGGTTTTACGACGAAGAATTGCGTCCCAGTTACGTGGTGTGGGATGAAAATGTCATGCCGCTGTTCGTGCTAGAAGTTGTTTCCCAAAATTATCGCAAGGAATACAGCACGAAATTGGAAGAATATCAAGCTTTAGGCGTACTTTATTACGTGATTTATTCTTCCCGCCGCCGTCGCAAACCGCGTTTGGAAGTACACAAGTTAGTCAATGGCAAGTATGAACTGCAGTCAGGAAATCCTGTTTGGATGCCAGAAATAAGTTTGGGAATTGGTTGTGAAAGGGGAAATTATTCTGGGGTGACAAGGGAGTGGTTGTATTGGTACGATGCCGATGGCAAACGCTATTTGACACCTGAAGAACAAGTGAAGCAGGAAGCGCAGCGCGCCGAACAGTTAGAGCAGCGCGCCGAACAGTTAGAGCAGCGCGCCCAACAATTAGATCGGCGCGCCCAACAATTAGCTCAAAGATTGCGAGAGTTGGGAGTAGATCCAGACAATTTGAACTAA
- the purB gene encoding adenylosuccinate lyase: MIERYTLPEMGNIWTETAKLKTWLQVEIAVCEAQAELGYIPAAAVEEIKAKANFDPKRVLEIEAEVRHDMIAFLTNVNEYVGDAGRYIHLGLTSSDVLDTALALQLVASVNILLERVEELSQAIRYQAQQHRNTVMVGRSHGIHAEPITFGFKLAGWLAEVFRNRARLVNLRSSIAVGKISGAVGTYANIDPRIEAIACQNLGLEPDCASTQVISRDRHAEYVQTLALLAASIERFAVEIRNLQRTDVLEVEEFFSKGQKGSSAMPHKRNPIRSERLTGMARIVRANAVAALENVALWHERDISHSSVERMILPDSSTVTHFMLVETTDLVKHLLVYPENMKQNMNLYGGVIFSQRVMLALVEKGTSREEAYKIVQSCAHEAWNKPGGNFYYLIAKDDRVTAKMTTKEIDDCFDPQYQLRHLDLVYQRLGI; encoded by the coding sequence GTGATAGAGCGCTACACCTTGCCCGAAATGGGCAACATCTGGACTGAAACCGCCAAACTGAAAACCTGGCTGCAAGTAGAAATCGCTGTCTGCGAAGCTCAAGCCGAACTCGGCTACATCCCCGCCGCCGCAGTCGAAGAAATCAAAGCTAAGGCTAATTTTGACCCCAAACGAGTCCTCGAAATAGAAGCGGAAGTCCGCCACGACATGATCGCCTTCTTGACAAATGTCAACGAATATGTAGGCGATGCCGGCCGCTACATTCACCTCGGCTTAACCAGTTCCGACGTGCTCGATACCGCTTTGGCGCTGCAATTAGTCGCTAGCGTCAATATCTTGTTAGAACGTGTCGAAGAATTGAGTCAAGCTATTCGCTATCAGGCTCAACAGCATCGCAATACCGTCATGGTCGGCCGATCGCACGGAATTCACGCCGAACCCATCACCTTTGGCTTTAAACTAGCAGGATGGCTGGCCGAAGTTTTTCGCAACCGCGCCCGATTGGTGAATTTGCGATCGTCCATCGCAGTCGGCAAAATCTCCGGCGCAGTCGGAACCTATGCTAATATCGATCCGCGAATTGAAGCGATCGCCTGCCAAAACCTCGGACTCGAACCCGATTGTGCATCCACTCAAGTCATTTCCCGCGATCGACACGCCGAATACGTCCAAACCTTAGCACTCTTAGCAGCATCGATCGAGCGTTTTGCAGTAGAAATCCGCAACCTGCAACGCACCGACGTTCTCGAAGTCGAAGAATTCTTTTCCAAAGGGCAAAAAGGCTCATCCGCCATGCCCCACAAACGCAACCCGATTCGATCGGAAAGACTCACAGGGATGGCGAGAATTGTTCGCGCCAACGCCGTCGCCGCCTTAGAAAACGTGGCACTTTGGCACGAAAGAGACATCTCTCACAGTTCCGTAGAACGGATGATTTTGCCCGACAGTTCTACAGTAACTCACTTCATGTTAGTAGAAACCACAGACTTAGTAAAACACCTGCTAGTCTATCCCGAAAACATGAAACAAAACATGAACCTTTACGGCGGAGTCATCTTCAGCCAGCGCGTGATGTTAGCTTTAGTAGAAAAAGGCACGAGTCGCGAAGAAGCCTACAAAATTGTGCAATCTTGTGCTCACGAAGCTTGGAACAAACCGGGCGGCAATTTCTACTATTTAATTGCTAAGGACGATCGGGTAACAGCTAAGATGACCACCAAAGAAATTGATGATTGTTTCGATCCGCAGTATCAATTGAGGCACTTAGATTTAGTGTATCAGCGCTTGGGAATTTGA